One window of Elaeis guineensis isolate ETL-2024a chromosome 11, EG11, whole genome shotgun sequence genomic DNA carries:
- the LOC105054236 gene encoding LOW QUALITY PROTEIN: protein TRANSPARENT TESTA GLABRA 1 (The sequence of the model RefSeq protein was modified relative to this genomic sequence to represent the inferred CDS: inserted 1 base in 1 codon), which yields MERSPQESPLTTTTTTATTANPNLANTYTFDSPHPVYAMAFSSLPAPSPPRLALGSFIEDYANRVDVVTFDEDARAFRPDPSLSFDHPYPPTKLMFHPKPLPNSSSSLLASSGEFLRLWQLDHHADSSPKAELRAILNNSKSSEFCAPLTSFDWNDAEPRRIGTSSIDTTCTVWDIERGAIETQLIAHDKEVYDIAWGDAGVFASVSADGSVRIFDLRDKEHSTIVYENPRPDTPLLRLAWNKTDLRYMATILMDSNRVVIVDIRSPAVPVAELQRHRASVNAVAWAPQAARHICSAGDDGQXLIWEVPAAGAAVPPDGIDPALVYSAGAEINQLQWSAAHPDWIGIAFANKVQLLRV from the exons ATGGAGAGGTCGCCCCAAGAATCCCCTCtgacgacgacgacgacgacggcGACGACGGCGAACCCTAACTTGGCGAACACGTACACCTTCGACTCCCCTCACCCGGTGTACGCCATGGCCTTCTCCTCCCTCCCGGCCCCCTCCCCCCCGCGCCTCGCCCTGGGCTCCTTCATCGAGGACTACGCCAACCGCGTCGACGTCGTCACCTTCGACGAGGACGCCCGCGCCTTCCGCCCCGACCCCTCCCTCTCCTTCGACCACCCCTATCCCCCCACCAAGCTCATGTTCCACCCCAAGCCCCTCCCcaactcctcctcctctctcctcGCCTCCTCCGGCGAGTTCCTTCGCCTCTGGCAGCTCGATCACCACGCCGACTCCTCGCCCAAGGCCGAGCTTCGCGCCATCCTCAACAACAGCAAGTCCAGCGAGTTCTGCGCCCCACTCACCTCCTTCGATTGGAACGATGCCGAGCCCCGCCGCATCGGCACCTCCTCGATCGACACCACCTGCACCGTCTGGGACATCGAGCGCGGCGCCATCGAGACCCAGCTCATCGCCCACGACAAGGAGGTCTACGACATCGCCTGGGGCGACGCCGGCGTCTTCGCCTCCGTCTCCGCCGACGGCTCCGTCCGCATCTTCGACCTCCGCGACAAGGAGCACTCCACCATCGTCTACGAGAACCCCCGCCCGGACACCCCGCTCCTCCGTCTCGCCTGGAACAAGACTGACCTCCGCTACATGGCCACCATCCTCATGGACAGCAACCGCGTCGTCATCGTCGACATCCGCTCCCCGGCGGTGCCCGTCGCCGAGCTGCAGCGCCACCGTGCAAGCGTCAATGCGGTTGCCTGGGCGCCGCAGGCTGCCAGGCACATCTGCTCCGCTGGGGACGACGGCC CGCTCATATGGGAGGTGCCGGCCGCCGGGGCCGCGGTGCCGCCGGACGGGATCGATCCGGCGCTGGTTTACTCGGCGGGAGCAGAGATCAACCAGCTGCAGTGGTCCGCCGCGCACCCGGACTGGATTGGGATCGCATTCGCCAACAAGGTGCAGCTGCTGAGAGTCTGA